In one Vibrio sp. VB16 genomic region, the following are encoded:
- a CDS encoding glycine zipper family protein has product MTSTSRRNKVINALAVAGVVLFSAVPTYATGHTLVFDELQYDSVQFNLDQQQCSDLLVNVGQHESAGAAEQGVKRGLRGATAGALAGSISGNSGSSAAKKGAAIGTTVGVLSGRGSKNSAENSNQKERDELMRNCMQGRGYRAMN; this is encoded by the coding sequence ATGACATCCACATCTCGAAGAAATAAAGTTATCAACGCTCTCGCGGTAGCGGGTGTTGTTCTATTTTCAGCAGTACCGACCTACGCCACTGGACATACTTTGGTGTTTGATGAATTACAGTACGATTCTGTTCAATTCAACCTAGATCAGCAGCAATGCTCTGATCTACTCGTTAATGTAGGCCAACATGAATCAGCTGGAGCCGCCGAGCAGGGGGTTAAACGAGGCCTACGAGGCGCAACCGCCGGAGCGTTAGCGGGGAGTATTTCTGGGAACTCGGGAAGCAGTGCAGCAAAAAAGGGTGCCGCCATCGGGACGACTGTTGGGGTGTTATCAGGCAGAGGCTCTAAAAATTCTGCCGAAAATTCAAATCAGAAAGAACGGGACGAACTAATGAGGAATTGTATGCAGGGTAGAGGATATCGCGCTATGAATTAA
- a CDS encoding DMT family transporter produces MSTNLSTFFPAGVRFMILSAFGFALMSACVKYVSNHGIPLFEIVAARAIVSWVISYLDVKRKRISLWGHNKPLLISRGVMGTSALICVYYSVTTLPLAEATILQYVNPVFTALLAVLFLKERIQVSTIICIVMCLLGLFFMVKPSMNSNLPSDLPLFSVGIALLGALFSSVAYVIVRKLSQTEDSSVIIFYFPLVALPISLLLIGDSFVWPSIHIVIMLVMLGVFTQIGQFGLTKAMQTQAAGKASAYSYVQILFSALLGVVFFGEIPSMWSYIGGAFIVTGALVNVFGQHLRNPFKT; encoded by the coding sequence ATGTCTACCAATTTGAGCACATTTTTCCCTGCTGGGGTCCGTTTCATGATCCTATCTGCTTTTGGTTTTGCCCTAATGTCGGCGTGTGTAAAGTACGTCAGCAATCATGGCATTCCGTTATTTGAGATAGTTGCAGCAAGGGCTATCGTATCTTGGGTCATCAGCTACCTCGATGTTAAGCGAAAAAGAATCTCTTTATGGGGTCATAACAAACCTCTGCTTATTTCTCGAGGCGTGATGGGAACGTCGGCGTTAATATGCGTCTACTATTCAGTGACGACGTTACCATTGGCAGAAGCGACCATACTGCAGTATGTCAATCCCGTATTTACCGCCCTTCTAGCCGTTCTATTCTTAAAAGAGCGCATTCAAGTCTCCACCATTATCTGCATTGTGATGTGCTTGCTTGGCTTATTCTTTATGGTAAAACCGAGCATGAATAGCAATTTACCTAGTGATTTACCACTTTTTAGTGTTGGTATTGCCTTATTGGGCGCCCTGTTCAGTTCCGTTGCCTACGTGATAGTACGAAAACTAAGCCAAACCGAAGATAGCTCAGTAATCATCTTTTATTTTCCACTTGTTGCCCTTCCTATCTCATTATTATTAATCGGTGATAGCTTTGTTTGGCCGAGTATTCACATCGTGATAATGCTGGTAATGCTTGGCGTTTTTACTCAAATTGGTCAATTTGGCTTAACCAAGGCAATGCAAACTCAAGCCGCAGGAAAGGCATCTGCTTATTCGTATGTCCAGATACTGTTTTCTGCTTTATTGGGTGTCGTGTTCTTTGGCGAAATACCTTCGATGTGGAGTTATATAGGCGGCGCATTTATTGTCACCGGCGCACTAGTCAATGTATTTGGACAGCATCTAAGAAACCCATTTAAAACCTAA
- a CDS encoding nucleotidyltransferase family protein — MIKNEVTQIAELLEKDVVRFQALSCVHSLQLPDCYIAAGFIRNMVWDFEHGYHVSTPFNDVDVIYFDNNESSNNVHEHYEQQLTEMMPDLNWQVRNQAKMHVRNGDKPYKSALDAMGYWVEKETSVAARILDNHQIECISAFGFKSLFQLKLTYNPKRDRATFEQRISSKGWLIQWPKLTVHI, encoded by the coding sequence ATGATTAAAAACGAAGTCACTCAAATTGCCGAGCTGCTAGAGAAGGATGTCGTAAGGTTCCAAGCCTTGAGTTGTGTCCATTCACTACAATTGCCAGATTGCTATATTGCGGCTGGCTTCATAAGAAATATGGTCTGGGACTTTGAACATGGTTATCACGTTTCCACACCGTTCAATGATGTTGATGTGATCTATTTTGATAACAATGAGTCATCTAACAATGTCCATGAGCATTATGAGCAACAATTGACTGAAATGATGCCCGACCTTAATTGGCAGGTTCGAAATCAAGCAAAAATGCACGTTCGAAACGGTGACAAGCCATATAAAAGCGCTCTTGACGCTATGGGTTACTGGGTCGAGAAAGAGACCTCTGTCGCAGCGAGAATATTGGACAATCATCAAATTGAATGCATTAGCGCATTTGGTTTTAAAAGCCTATTTCAATTAAAACTTACCTATAATCCAAAGCGAGACAGGGCAACCTTTGAGCAAAGGATATCGAGCAAAGGCTGGTTGATTCAGTGGCCTAAACTCACTGTACACATTTAA
- a CDS encoding methyl-accepting chemotaxis protein yields MSVKAKITTLIGLLLVTIITVLTGVGYKNFKDSSVNNYTKSLNKEAFLIANSIEQRLSRNFDVLHAMSEQLAVDASGNINEQEVLSTLKNITKSVDVLNAYTAVSSGETYSSSTNGLVEGFNAKEKRREWFLRAFNGDDNIVTTPYTSAEGTAVMAIAVPVKRNGKTVAVLCTNIRVDAITNFANSLSDNNQIFVSREDGYVLAAIDPDLLGKDLYELRPSYQEYANHETSQHSYELNGDEYFVLSSKLPNLGWTVWAWDSWENINAASSSNLQINLIIALVFIILSLFITYTIVIKLMYRPIGGEPEAIESFVQRIASGDLTLSANNSGNQTGIYAAITSMAGNLKDTIEEINNTAVVLNTSSSRIAESAASVNHSSESQMRQLEQTSTAMNEMTVTVDEVARNAMEASTAATEAHSYSENGIQTVNDMNNSIENLSNEIVYVQEVVNRLESETKSVGQILDVIREIADQTNLLALNAAIEAARAGEQGRGFAVVADEVRNLANRTQNSTDEIQQLITKLQAEAKTSVTLMDKSANNAKNTMDISQKANDALQSIQSSVSHIQDMNNQIATAAEEQTLVAAEINASIVGINDLAKETFENSENNSQQATKLTKAASQLDKAVAEFKL; encoded by the coding sequence ATGTCTGTTAAAGCAAAAATAACCACCCTCATAGGGCTTTTATTAGTCACCATAATCACTGTGCTGACTGGTGTGGGATACAAAAATTTTAAAGATTCCTCAGTAAACAACTACACAAAGTCACTAAATAAAGAAGCATTTTTGATAGCAAATAGCATTGAGCAGCGATTAAGCCGTAATTTTGATGTATTGCATGCGATGTCAGAACAATTGGCCGTTGATGCGAGTGGTAATATTAATGAACAGGAAGTACTGAGTACACTGAAAAACATTACTAAATCAGTCGATGTACTTAATGCTTATACTGCAGTATCGAGTGGTGAAACCTACTCAAGTTCAACTAACGGTCTGGTTGAGGGATTTAATGCTAAGGAGAAGCGGCGTGAGTGGTTCTTACGTGCCTTTAATGGCGATGACAATATCGTTACCACACCATATACTAGTGCCGAGGGCACAGCTGTTATGGCGATTGCTGTGCCAGTAAAACGTAACGGAAAAACAGTTGCGGTACTTTGTACCAATATACGCGTGGATGCAATTACAAATTTTGCCAATAGTCTTTCTGATAATAATCAGATATTTGTAAGTCGTGAAGACGGTTATGTTCTCGCCGCCATAGACCCCGACCTTTTAGGCAAAGACTTGTATGAACTCAGACCAAGCTATCAAGAGTATGCTAATCATGAAACCAGCCAACACTCTTATGAACTTAATGGTGATGAGTACTTTGTTTTATCTTCCAAATTACCAAACCTCGGATGGACTGTTTGGGCTTGGGACTCTTGGGAAAACATAAATGCGGCGTCCAGTTCAAATCTTCAAATCAACCTGATAATTGCCCTAGTCTTCATTATCCTTTCGTTGTTTATAACCTATACGATCGTAATCAAATTGATGTACCGTCCGATTGGTGGAGAGCCAGAGGCAATTGAATCTTTTGTTCAACGGATCGCAAGTGGTGATTTAACTTTATCAGCAAACAACAGTGGCAACCAGACTGGGATTTATGCTGCGATTACCTCAATGGCTGGTAACCTCAAAGATACCATTGAAGAAATCAATAACACCGCGGTAGTCCTTAATACATCTTCATCTAGGATCGCAGAGTCTGCAGCGTCAGTAAATCATAGTTCTGAGTCTCAAATGAGGCAGCTAGAGCAAACCTCCACCGCAATGAATGAAATGACGGTAACAGTTGATGAAGTTGCGCGCAATGCAATGGAGGCTTCAACCGCTGCAACCGAAGCTCACAGTTACTCTGAAAACGGAATTCAAACTGTCAACGACATGAATAACAGTATTGAAAACCTCTCAAACGAAATCGTATACGTACAAGAAGTGGTCAATCGACTGGAATCAGAAACAAAAAGTGTCGGACAGATCCTCGATGTTATTCGCGAAATTGCCGATCAAACCAATCTGCTCGCATTAAATGCAGCAATAGAAGCGGCCCGAGCAGGGGAGCAAGGAAGAGGATTTGCTGTCGTCGCTGATGAGGTACGCAATCTAGCTAACCGCACCCAAAACAGTACTGATGAAATTCAACAACTGATCACGAAGCTTCAGGCGGAAGCAAAAACTTCCGTTACCTTGATGGACAAAAGCGCCAACAATGCGAAGAATACGATGGATATTTCGCAAAAGGCTAACGACGCACTGCAATCAATTCAAAGCTCGGTCTCCCATATTCAAGATATGAATAACCAAATCGCCACTGCTGCGGAAGAACAGACGCTGGTTGCAGCTGAAATCAATGCAAGTATTGTTGGTATAAATGATCTGGCAAAAGAGACCTTTGAAAATTCAGAAAATAACTCTCAACAGGCGACTAAACTAACCAAAGCCGCTAGTCAGCTAGACAAAGCGGTTGCTGAGTTTAAGTTATAA
- a CDS encoding HAD family hydrolase encodes MDLDRIKAVVFDLDNTLVTSGMDFQALRGVIGCPLSEDLLTYSDSLSNKQDRARAHQIIFDHEMSDALRSEPMSGCYELLDFLYKNNFYMAVVTRNCRQATALKLNHNNIEFEQVITREDFPAKPAPDSLVALANQWNLSTDSVLYVGDYLYDLQAAANANMSSCLVTHGQTPNFADQASLVVNELDELLTLLR; translated from the coding sequence ATGGATTTAGATCGTATTAAAGCAGTTGTGTTTGACCTTGATAATACATTGGTTACGTCTGGAATGGATTTTCAGGCATTACGAGGTGTGATTGGTTGCCCATTAAGTGAAGATTTGCTCACCTATTCGGATTCATTATCCAACAAGCAAGATAGAGCGCGAGCCCATCAAATTATCTTCGATCATGAGATGAGTGACGCGTTAAGGTCTGAGCCTATGTCGGGTTGCTATGAATTGCTCGACTTTCTGTATAAAAACAACTTTTATATGGCGGTTGTGACTCGTAACTGCCGGCAAGCAACCGCGTTGAAATTGAACCACAATAATATCGAATTTGAACAAGTCATAACCCGTGAAGATTTTCCTGCTAAACCCGCACCAGACTCACTTGTGGCACTGGCAAACCAATGGAATCTGTCAACTGATAGCGTACTTTATGTGGGGGATTATCTCTACGATCTACAAGCGGCAGCGAATGCCAATATGTCATCATGTTTGGTGACACATGGTCAAACACCGAATTTTGCAGATCAGGCATCGCTAGTCGTGAATGAGTTAGATGAGTTACTTACACTACTACGCTGA
- the gntH gene encoding guanitoxin biosynthesis MBL fold metallo-hydrolase GntH, with protein MRTFAKLSIISTAMIVATTAFAADPMMQYNTQKTNSNLENSQKFEYHEGDTLEQYISSQPEGKLYSSEEEVLAVLMGGVNNGDYRGKTNTGWKEGLMFEGIAPYGDHMVSGANWFPRTEEVQPDEMRVTFMGTSPMIRPGQANTSIYVELGNGSNFVFDLGEGSIANYVAAGVAMNELDHIFITHLHVDHYGSLPYLYKFGGWNGRWEKPLNIYGPSGATPEYGTRHMVEGMQQMLNWHTDAFDVFPSGNDLVVHEFDFRDDGGVIYDQDNVEVIHWRRSHAKDGASGYRLNWTQEDGRVLSFVWTGDGRPTELDLKYAKGADLFITELQTETFGISSIIQGVPPFLARYTVDTHHTPAYAAGYVANEVQPRLFMTTHMTFDPYLNEETVAEVREHWKGPYHFGAPDGIVVNMTKDNAWVREGILPDFPNARAPQFDMADGSDFRIPMPKNSRADIQEQEIRDLELDPKLYYPEGYHPELLTEWPVERDIVIPAEQVPEAMKKGMNTKQEYMDRVREHHNLERKSVSRPTEPSEGSGTDKK; from the coding sequence ATGAGAACTTTCGCAAAACTATCCATAATATCGACGGCAATGATTGTCGCTACAACGGCATTCGCGGCGGATCCAATGATGCAATACAACACGCAGAAAACGAACAGTAATCTAGAAAACTCCCAGAAATTTGAATACCACGAAGGTGACACATTAGAACAATATATAAGCTCACAACCCGAAGGTAAGTTGTACTCTTCTGAAGAAGAGGTCCTTGCCGTTTTGATGGGAGGTGTAAATAACGGTGACTACCGAGGTAAAACCAATACAGGCTGGAAAGAAGGTTTGATGTTTGAAGGCATTGCCCCTTATGGTGACCATATGGTGTCAGGTGCAAACTGGTTTCCACGCACCGAAGAAGTACAACCGGACGAAATGCGCGTGACCTTTATGGGAACGTCTCCGATGATTCGTCCTGGTCAAGCAAACACATCTATCTATGTAGAACTGGGTAACGGCTCAAATTTCGTCTTTGATTTAGGCGAAGGATCCATAGCGAACTATGTAGCGGCGGGTGTCGCAATGAATGAATTGGATCATATATTCATTACCCATTTGCATGTTGACCACTATGGTTCCCTACCCTACCTATACAAATTCGGTGGTTGGAACGGACGTTGGGAAAAACCGTTAAACATCTATGGCCCTAGTGGTGCAACACCTGAATATGGCACACGACACATGGTAGAAGGAATGCAACAAATGTTGAATTGGCATACCGATGCCTTTGACGTGTTCCCATCGGGCAACGACCTTGTGGTACATGAGTTCGACTTCCGAGACGATGGTGGTGTGATCTACGATCAAGACAATGTTGAGGTCATTCATTGGCGACGCAGCCATGCAAAGGATGGTGCTTCTGGTTACCGTTTAAACTGGACACAAGAAGATGGTCGCGTACTTTCATTTGTATGGACCGGCGACGGTCGTCCAACAGAACTTGATTTGAAATACGCGAAAGGAGCTGACTTGTTCATTACCGAATTGCAAACAGAAACCTTTGGCATTTCATCCATCATCCAAGGGGTTCCACCGTTCTTAGCGCGCTACACCGTCGATACACACCACACTCCGGCTTATGCTGCGGGTTATGTGGCAAACGAAGTGCAACCTCGCTTGTTTATGACAACGCACATGACATTCGACCCGTATCTAAACGAGGAAACCGTTGCCGAAGTACGTGAACACTGGAAAGGCCCTTATCACTTTGGCGCACCAGACGGCATAGTCGTTAATATGACAAAAGACAATGCATGGGTACGTGAAGGGATTTTACCTGACTTTCCGAATGCACGGGCGCCACAGTTTGACATGGCAGACGGCTCAGATTTCAGAATTCCGATGCCAAAGAACTCCCGTGCTGATATCCAAGAACAGGAAATTAGAGACCTCGAGTTAGATCCAAAGCTGTATTACCCAGAAGGTTACCACCCAGAACTATTAACAGAATGGCCAGTAGAGAGAGACATTGTTATCCCGGCAGAACAAGTGCCAGAAGCGATGAAGAAAGGGATGAATACAAAACAAGAGTACATGGACAGAGTACGTGAACACCACAATCTAGAGCGAAAGTCAGTGAGTCGTCCAACTGAGCCGAGTGAAGGGTCAGGAACAGACAAAAAATAG
- a CDS encoding glycine zipper 2TM domain-containing protein, whose protein sequence is MFLFTSYLTKSVSGLLSLFFLMTSFSTVAAYERNKAIPVEKVVYGRVESIRHVTQKQLIEDRNVGWKTFGGAVVGGVIGHQFGGGSGQDIATVLGTLLGGVAANKHGDSTHIQQYQLIEIMINLDDGSKVMVLQDSDPRMPFTAGDDVRVVYLTSYVRVDIAM, encoded by the coding sequence ATGTTTCTGTTTACCTCATATTTAACTAAATCTGTTAGTGGACTGCTGTCATTATTCTTTTTGATGACCAGTTTTTCAACAGTTGCGGCCTATGAACGAAACAAAGCCATTCCTGTAGAAAAGGTCGTCTATGGCCGAGTAGAATCCATTCGACATGTAACCCAGAAACAATTGATAGAAGACCGAAATGTTGGCTGGAAAACTTTTGGTGGTGCCGTTGTGGGTGGCGTTATTGGACATCAATTTGGCGGTGGTTCGGGTCAAGATATAGCAACCGTCCTTGGAACTTTACTTGGTGGTGTCGCAGCCAATAAACACGGCGACTCAACACACATTCAACAATACCAACTCATTGAAATAATGATCAACTTAGATGATGGAAGCAAAGTGATGGTGCTTCAAGATTCTGACCCACGTATGCCTTTTACCGCAGGAGATGACGTGCGTGTTGTATACCTGACCAGTTATGTTCGTGTGGATATTGCGATGTAA
- a CDS encoding sensor domain-containing diguanylate cyclase, whose translation MVIQTGSFENLDHTESSHLESELLTAIARSAENLSNERGWPEGVDALLADLGKITKVSRVWIFQTLKLEDNCIQQDYVFEWASKIKYKQIGLPSFNRFTSNTKEPEYVSLIESRTRGEYQHLIVNRLPDSWLRGYLIEQKICSMLTIPIFVENKWWGTLGFDDCERSIEWSSSEIALLRTACFLISSAILKDQLSAKRRQLDILKQMTACSAWELDIRRGHLWCTPEILSNIPEKTDNLQFSFRQCIRKIHPEYRKEFFRIVRQFNQSSSNSFRCDLKIRRDNGDYGWIELSAKIDDTTEHSGDVLAGILLDITLRKQAEERLRHEATTDPLTGILNRRKIESLVQEHIDRYKKTGEKFSLVVLDLDHFKRINDTYGHSVGDHVLCQFTELCQQSLRKIDYISRIGGEEFAILLPNTNEEEAFVIGERICQTIQHNPYVHKSDQIIYSVSIGCSTLKDEYLEVHKIFERADSALYFAKRSGRNQVKVS comes from the coding sequence ATGGTAATCCAAACTGGTAGCTTTGAAAATTTAGACCACACCGAATCTAGTCATCTCGAAAGTGAACTATTGACGGCGATTGCCCGTAGTGCAGAGAATCTATCTAACGAACGTGGCTGGCCTGAAGGTGTTGATGCCCTATTGGCTGATCTAGGCAAAATTACTAAAGTCAGTCGAGTATGGATATTTCAAACACTAAAATTAGAAGATAACTGTATCCAGCAAGACTACGTCTTTGAATGGGCTTCTAAAATCAAGTACAAACAAATTGGGCTTCCTAGCTTCAACCGCTTTACTTCTAATACCAAAGAACCTGAATATGTTTCTTTAATAGAAAGCCGCACTCGGGGAGAATACCAACACCTCATCGTCAATCGACTTCCTGATTCTTGGTTAAGAGGCTATCTTATAGAGCAAAAAATATGCTCTATGTTAACCATTCCTATTTTTGTGGAAAACAAATGGTGGGGCACACTGGGTTTTGATGATTGTGAACGTAGCATTGAATGGTCATCCAGTGAAATTGCACTGCTGCGAACCGCTTGTTTTCTTATCTCTAGTGCGATCCTAAAAGATCAATTAAGCGCAAAACGTCGCCAACTAGATATCCTTAAACAAATGACCGCGTGCAGCGCTTGGGAATTGGATATTCGTAGAGGGCATTTATGGTGTACACCAGAGATACTCAGCAATATCCCAGAGAAAACCGATAACCTGCAGTTTTCATTCCGACAATGTATCAGAAAGATTCACCCGGAATATCGAAAGGAATTTTTTCGTATTGTCCGTCAGTTTAATCAAAGCAGTTCTAATTCCTTTCGCTGTGATCTAAAAATCCGAAGAGACAATGGCGACTACGGTTGGATTGAACTGTCCGCCAAAATCGATGACACTACTGAGCATAGTGGCGATGTACTCGCGGGTATTTTGTTAGATATAACCTTGAGGAAACAGGCAGAAGAGCGCCTAAGACATGAGGCCACCACCGACCCACTCACAGGCATACTTAACCGAAGAAAAATAGAATCACTCGTACAAGAGCACATTGATAGATATAAAAAAACAGGTGAGAAGTTTTCGTTGGTTGTTTTAGACCTAGATCATTTTAAGAGAATTAACGATACCTATGGTCATTCTGTTGGCGACCATGTGTTGTGTCAATTTACCGAGCTATGTCAGCAATCGTTGCGCAAAATAGATTATATTTCTCGTATCGGTGGGGAAGAGTTCGCGATTCTATTGCCAAATACCAATGAAGAAGAAGCCTTTGTCATAGGAGAACGAATCTGCCAAACCATTCAACACAACCCTTATGTTCACAAAAGCGATCAGATAATCTATTCCGTTTCTATTGGCTGCTCAACGCTCAAGGATGAATACCTAGAGGTCCATAAGATTTTCGAACGAGCTGACTCCGCACTGTATTTCGCAAAGCGATCAGGCAGAAATCAAGTTAAAGTGAGTTAA
- a CDS encoding rhomboid family intramembrane serine protease yields MKNDIIKKHLRPVFIFAVGLIVIQTLNSLSLGFVSNWGIIPRQPIGLLGIPLAPFIHHSWSHLASNLIPICILMLLVRQLGLAIFWRVSIGITLLGGGCVWILGSSGVHAGASGLIFGYCAFLISYGLLNRTLKNLFIGLLVLMLYSGLLWSLFSFQPHVSWASHVYGAAAGVVMSWINRNSTKRRTPLI; encoded by the coding sequence ATGAAAAATGACATCATAAAGAAACATTTAAGACCGGTATTTATCTTTGCGGTTGGCCTCATAGTTATACAAACTCTCAATAGCTTATCGCTTGGCTTCGTATCAAATTGGGGAATCATACCGAGACAACCTATTGGACTTTTGGGTATACCACTGGCACCTTTTATTCATCATAGCTGGTCCCATCTCGCCTCTAATCTAATACCCATTTGCATACTAATGCTGTTGGTTCGTCAATTAGGGTTAGCTATTTTCTGGCGGGTAAGCATCGGTATTACTTTATTAGGAGGAGGATGTGTATGGATTCTGGGGAGCTCCGGAGTACATGCAGGGGCGAGTGGACTTATCTTTGGCTACTGCGCTTTCTTGATAAGCTATGGTTTATTGAATAGAACGTTAAAAAACCTATTTATAGGCTTGTTGGTACTCATGTTATACAGCGGTTTGTTATGGAGTTTATTTTCGTTTCAACCCCATGTTAGTTGGGCATCGCATGTCTATGGAGCCGCAGCAGGTGTAGTGATGTCTTGGATAAATAGGAACTCTACAAAAAGGCGCACACCGTTAATCTGA
- a CDS encoding RluA family pseudouridine synthase, whose protein sequence is MHSPQHCFTRFNTTIEGYDLPEQFTFPFYYIPHPLCVLAAEQLQKHLETQADFEHDFGLENEGSGRGKMFGVLLVQNPQGEIGFLSAFSGKIADQNLLPGFVPPVFDMLKEEGFFRGESDAINTANTAYKALAENPELAEINAQIEADRAAYQEEEQAHRQMMIDRRATRKQLRKEGEQTLAPDRLNALLDGLSKQSVTEKNILKHLKRVWGEKLAIKEQRLANLHEHLAERKERHKALSNALQHKLHKQYRFLDNRGQMRDLVDIFAPTSHPVPPAGSGECAAPKLLHFAYKHGFKPLALAEFWWGVPPKSEIRQHKTFYPSCNNKCQPILGHMLQGLNVEPNPLEKNWAADKELEIVFQDEAMVVINKPSGLLSVPGKTIKDSAFTRLQALFPNVEGPFVIHRLDMATSGLLVFALTKRANKSLQKQFITRGVQKRYIALLAGELIQAEGDISLPMRGDPDDRPRQLVCDEHGKHAETHWQLIEVKSGLSKVYMFPKTGRTHQLRVHSAHHLGLNMPIVGDALYGEKADRLHLHAERLELDHPYSKARMTFQVSGEF, encoded by the coding sequence ATGCACTCGCCTCAACACTGCTTTACTCGATTTAATACAACTATCGAAGGCTATGATTTACCGGAACAATTTACGTTTCCGTTCTACTATATACCGCATCCTTTATGCGTATTAGCCGCCGAGCAACTACAAAAACACCTAGAAACTCAGGCAGATTTCGAACACGACTTTGGTTTAGAGAATGAAGGCAGTGGCCGTGGAAAAATGTTCGGAGTGCTGCTCGTACAAAACCCGCAGGGAGAAATCGGTTTTTTGAGTGCATTTTCCGGCAAAATTGCAGACCAGAATCTATTACCCGGTTTTGTGCCGCCTGTTTTCGATATGCTTAAGGAAGAAGGTTTTTTCCGAGGTGAGAGCGATGCGATCAATACAGCCAATACCGCCTACAAAGCGTTGGCCGAAAATCCAGAATTGGCTGAGATCAACGCGCAAATAGAAGCAGACCGCGCCGCTTACCAAGAAGAAGAACAGGCACATCGCCAGATGATGATTGATCGTCGCGCAACCCGTAAACAGCTACGGAAAGAGGGTGAACAAACCCTTGCTCCAGATCGGCTAAACGCTCTATTGGATGGTTTGAGCAAACAAAGCGTGACAGAGAAGAACATACTCAAGCATTTAAAACGCGTGTGGGGTGAAAAATTAGCCATCAAAGAGCAACGCTTGGCGAACCTTCACGAGCATTTGGCAGAACGTAAAGAACGACATAAAGCACTGTCTAACGCCTTACAACATAAGCTGCATAAACAATATCGTTTCCTCGATAATCGTGGCCAGATGCGCGATTTAGTCGATATCTTTGCCCCGACAAGCCACCCTGTACCACCCGCCGGATCTGGCGAATGCGCGGCACCAAAACTGCTGCACTTTGCCTATAAACACGGTTTTAAACCGCTAGCTTTGGCAGAATTTTGGTGGGGTGTACCGCCTAAATCAGAAATTCGACAACATAAGACATTCTACCCATCGTGCAATAACAAATGTCAGCCTATCTTGGGGCACATGTTGCAAGGCTTGAATGTTGAACCCAATCCTTTGGAAAAAAATTGGGCGGCAGACAAAGAACTAGAAATTGTATTTCAAGATGAAGCGATGGTCGTTATTAATAAGCCATCAGGCTTATTATCGGTGCCCGGAAAAACCATTAAAGATTCGGCCTTTACACGCCTGCAAGCCTTATTTCCAAACGTTGAAGGCCCGTTTGTGATTCACCGCTTAGATATGGCGACATCCGGTTTATTGGTGTTTGCACTGACCAAGCGTGCGAATAAAAGCCTGCAAAAACAGTTCATCACACGTGGCGTTCAAAAGCGTTATATAGCGCTTCTAGCAGGCGAACTTATCCAAGCGGAAGGGGATATCTCTTTACCAATGCGCGGGGACCCTGATGATCGCCCGCGGCAACTTGTGTGTGACGAACATGGAAAACATGCCGAAACTCACTGGCAATTGATTGAAGTGAAATCCGGTCTAAGCAAGGTGTATATGTTCCCAAAAACTGGTCGCACCCACCAACTTCGCGTTCACAGTGCGCATCACTTAGGTTTAAATATGCCGATAGTGGGAGACGCTTTATATGGCGAAAAGGCCGACCGTTTGCACTTACATGCAGAGCGATTAGAACTTGATCACCCATACAGTAAAGCACGCATGACATTTCAAGTAAGCGGCGAGTTCTAA